One genomic window of Aethina tumida isolate Nest 87 chromosome 3, icAetTumi1.1, whole genome shotgun sequence includes the following:
- the LOC109609049 gene encoding peroxidase, which yields MTRAVRLSGLLLLQIFFASAGGPSAYNIFLQHANPLHYGQRGFGRPFDSKFSQFGQSFPEQSFGFGNAAESNLLYPGAQTSPVTQSPLQTTTQDPRTLGCGTPPASCVKSRYRSYEGTCNNLRNPVLGSPQTPYTRLLPQNYGDGIMNPTVAKSGNQLPGARQLSLILYPDVPVEDPIWTLNAMQYGQIITHDMSMIAGSTQAQPHQTRCCTDDGQLLELANIPEHCFPIVLPNDDPITLQTNRKCMNFVRTITDRDRNCVGGQTPAEQLTNVNHFLDLSIVYGNTQQVAQQLRQFQGGRLIVETRNNQDWPPRATNASGTCSIQSQTEACYLAGDTRVNQNPQLTLLQIVLLREHNRIADTLASLNPHWDDETVFQEARRINIAQHQHITYYEWLPIFIGAENSLKNRILYQTKDFVNDYDESVDPTILNEHATAAFRYFHSLIAGKLDLITEKRNSYGNLRLSDWLNRPAILEEGNNFDELSRGLATQPELASDPYHDSEITQFLFRGNDALGSDLKAFDIQRNRDHGLASYNDYRQFCGLRKAHNFHDLLDVIRQEHVEKLSQLYESVDDIDLTVGGSLEVHVPGTLAGPTFLCILTEQFYRTRVGDRFWYENGGETGFTLEQLNEIRKSSISRLLCDNSVGVKAMQPRGFERISHSNDVVLCENLPSVDLSLWKDINGGPHPSSSSYQEEYPFYFKK from the exons ATGACTAGAGCAGTACGCTTGTCGGGCTTGCTGCTCCTGCAGATATTCTTCGCATCCGCAGGCGGACCCTCGGCCTACAACATCTTTTTACAACACGCTAATCCATTGCACTATGGTCAAAGAGGTTTTGGTAGACCTTTCGATTCCAAATTTAGTCAGTTTGGACAGTCGTTTCCGGAACAGTCATTTGGATTTGGAAACGCGGCGGAAAGCAACCTATTATATCCAGGTGCACAAACTAGTCCAGTAACACAATCACCTCTACAAACTACCACACAGGATCCGCGTACTTTGGGATGCGGTACACCTCCAGCCAGTTGCGTCAAGTCTAGATACAGATCCTACGAGGGTACCTGTAACAACTTGAGAAATCCTGTGTTGGGTAGTCCACAAACTCCGTATACCAGATTGCTACCTCAGAACTATGGAGATG gAATTATGAATCCAACAGTAGCTAAAAGTGGAAATCAATTACCTGGTGCTCGTCAGCTGTCGCTGATTTTATACCCAGATGTGCCAGTAGAAGATCCAATTTGGACTCTAAACGCCATGCAATATGGTCAAATCATAACCCACGATATGAGTATGATTGCCGGCTCCACTCAAGCTC aACCTCATCAAACAAGATGTTGCACCGACGACGGACAACTTTTGGAGTTGGCCAACATTCCAGAGCATTGTTTCCCCATTGTTTTGCCCAACGATGACCCCATTACGCTTCAAACAAACCGAAAATGTATGAATTTCGTAAGAACAATCACAGATCGTGACCGTAACTGCGTAGGAGGTCAAACTCCAGCCGAACAA CTGACGAATGTAAATCACTTCTTGGACCTTTCAATTGTGTACGGAAATACTCAACAAGTTGCACAACAATTGAGACAATTTCAAGGAGGAAGATTGATTGTGGAAACTAGAAACAATCAAGATTGGCCTCCGAGAGCCACAAACGCTTCAGGCACTTGCAGCATTCAAAGTCAGACTGAAGCTTGCTATTTAGctg gTGACACTCGTGTAAACCAAAACCCCCAGTTAACTCTCTTGCAGATTGTGTTGTTGAGAGAACACAACAGAATTGCCGATACCCTGGCTTCATTGAATCCTCACTGGGACGATGAAACTGTTTTTCAAGAAGCTAGGAGAATTAATATTGCCCAACATCAACACATCACTTATTATGAGTGGTTGCCAATTTTCATTGGCGCTGAAAACTCATTGAAAAACAGAATATTATACCAGACCAAAGATTTTGTTAATGATTACGATGAAAGTGTCGATCCTACCATATTAAACGAACACGCAACTGCTGCTTTCAGATATTTCCATTCCTTGATTGCTGGTAAATTAGA TTTAATAACAGAGAAGAGAAACAGTTATGGCAATTTGCGATTAAGTGATTGGTTAAACAGGCCCGCCATTCTAGAGGAGGGAAATAACTTCGATGAATTAAGTAGAGGTTTGGCCACACAACCAGAACTGGCCTCAGATCCCTACCACGATAGTGAA atCACACAATTTTTGTTCAGAGGCAACGACGCTCTCGGATCTGATCTCAAAGCTTTCGATATTCAAAGAAATCGTGACCATGGTTTGGCTAGTTATAACGACTACCGTCAATTCTGTGGACTCAGGAAGGCACATAACTTCCACGACTTATTGGATGTGATTCGACAAGag CATGTTGAAAAACTGTCGCAGTTGTATGAATCAGTAGATGATATTGATTTAACTGTGGGAGGCTCTTTGGAAGTACACGTTCCTGGAACCCTGGCTGGACCAACATTCCTATGTATTTTAACAGAACAATTCTATAGGACTAGAGTTGGTGATAGGTTTTGGTATGAAAATGGTGGAGAGACTGGATTCACATtag AACAACTAAATGAAATTAGAAAATCCAGTATATCAAGACTTCTTTGCGATAACTCTGTAGGTGTAAAAGCTATGCAACCAAGAGGATTTGAAAGAATTTCACATTC AAACGATGTAGTTCTTTGTGAAAATCTTCCTTCTGTTGACCTCTCCCTGTGGAAAGATATTAATGGAGGACCTCATCCTTCCAGTTCCAGTTATCAAGAGGAATAtcccttttattttaaaaaatag
- the LOC109609057 gene encoding uncharacterized protein LOC109609057 has product MDSYGIYSFLILQCIILMTFINGAEINSTNKTSCVLPEYHKHGKWSILSGAGKPGDRIGEGSILVNECDNGYTQIEETSYCYSGRWTESFECQRLCPPVHSTVSTVVKCTYKGGFRECDRAPDGSALSVSCSAFYQNSLNNVSSYFCVDGTWDYEIIRCSPICGVKKPSSFEGSGKYAWQAAIYIKKNETYKDFICAGTLISSNVILTAAHCITSFDDNTAENVEKYEVAVGNYYREYRHTRDVFAQVSKIKKFIVHESFKGIVQNYLSDLAMIVVETPFTLSEFIRPICLDFRDSLKLTPGKRGILVGWGYRGIANDYLSTTQKVVHIVYEDFTVCASLLPNDFKQFLTSDKICGRNYNSSVNVCKGDSGAGLFFENNGVYYLKGIASVQRQSIGVPCEPNQFTLYTNLFKYETFIIENLNKYSEEPLPTPETLPRISLPTSTSAPDKNSCVKPQSIQNGNWKLKYQVDLKNKNYYPPGTIIIGSCDDNYALENESNLSFCDEGTWTQVFSCKIKCPILEDKEYTTLTCTYNDQFRSCNQAIADTYLEVTCAPFYEVRNDDRYRICKSNGRWNDDIPQCVPACGIKNGQTSILAVGSTKANITDFPWQVAIFKKMKGEFSPWCGGSILTISIVLTAAHCMVEDKNDGTVEINKDIYEVAVGKYYRDYKHPDEENVQYSKIKRIITSEQYRGYFGNYVGDIALLVVEKKLILSRTVQPICLDISGFYQLRPNQPGIVSGWGFTKHGGDPPNELRQIEMPFVEESLCRNRLPPDYSQRYFSYDKICAGYINSSKAVCEGDSGGALIYRQSNGRYYVRGIVSISPRLQGSCDIDQYSLFTDVLKFKMLISRTILRYS; this is encoded by the exons ATGGATTCGTACGggatttatagttttttgattttacaatgtataattttaatgactttCATCAATGGGGccg aaataaattcaacaaataaaacatcttGCGTTTTGCCTGAGTACCATAAACATGGAAAATGGTCGATATTAAGCGGTGCTGGAAAGCCCGGTGATCGGATTGGTGAAGGAAGCATTTTAGTAAATGAATGTGATAATGGATATACGCAAATAGAGGAAACATCCTACTGTTATTCTGGAAGATGGACTGAATCATTTGAATGCCAAA GATTGTGTCCTCCCGTTCACTCAACAGTGTCTACAGTGGTAAAATGTACCTACAAAGGAGGGTTCCGCGAATGTGACAGGGCTCCAGATGGTTCCGCCTTATCAGTTAGTTGCTCtgcattttatcaaaattcttTGAACAACGTaagttcatatttttgtgtagATGGTACCTGGGATTATGAGATAATACGATGTAGTCCGA tatGTGGAGTGAAGAAACCATCATCATTTGAAGGTAGTGGCAAATATGCGTGGCAGGCtgctatatatataaaaaaaaacgaaacatATAAGGATTTTATATGTGCAGGGACACTGATAAGCTCAAACGTCATTTTAACTG CTGCACATTGTATTACAAGTTTTGATGATAATACGGCGGAGAATGTAGAAAAATATGAAGTTGCCGTAGGAAATTATTACAGAGAATATAGACATACAAGAGATGTATTTGCTCAAGTTTCAAAG ATTAAGAAGTTTATAGTTCATGAATCTTTTAAAGgaattgtacaaaattatcTGAGCGATTTGGCAATGATTGTAGTAGAAACTCCATTTACTTTATCGGAGTTTATACGTCCTATATGCCTTGATTTTAGAGACTCTCTAAAATTAACACCCGGTAAACGAGGAATA cTTGTAGGTTGGGGTTACAGAGGTATtgcaaatgattatttatctaCAACACAAAAAGTTGTGCATATAGTATACGAAGATTTCACTGTATGTGCATCTCTTTTACcaaatgattttaaacaatttttaacttcTGACAAAATTTGtggaagaaattataattcta GTGTCAATGTTTGTAAGGGTGACAGTGGAGCgggtttattttttgaaaataatggtGTATATTACCTAAAGGGTATTGCAAGTGTTCAAAGGCAATCGATCGGAGTCCCATGTGAACCCAATCAATTTACTTTGTACACAAATCTTTTTAAGTATGAAACATTCatcattgaaaatttaaacaaatacag TGAAGAGCCATTACCAACACCAGAAACTCTTCCTCGAATCAGTCTCCCAACATCAACTTCTGCTCCGGATAAGAACTCGTGCGTCAAGCCGCAGTCAATCCAAAATGGCAATTGGAAACTTAAATATCAAGTAGacttgaaaaacaaaaactactATCCTCCAGGCACGATAATAATCGGCAGCTGTGATGATAATTACGCATTGGAAAACGAATCGAATTTGTCGTTTTGCGACGAAGGAACCTGGACTCAAGTTTTTTCATGCAAAA tTAAGTGTCCTATATTGGAAGACAAAGAGTATACTACTCTAACTTGCACATACAATGATCAGTTCAGATCATGCAATCAAGCGATTGCTGATACATATCTGGAAGTCACATGTGCTCCTTTTTATGAAGTGAGGAACGACGACAGATATCGAATTTGCAAGTCGAATGGCAGATGGAATGATGACATTCCGCAATGCGTCCCAG cCTGTGGTATAAAAAATGGGCAAACATCTATTCTAGCTGTTGGAAGCACGAAAGCAAACATTACGGACTTCCCTTGGCAAGTtgccatatttaaaaaaatgaaaggtGAATTTAGCCCATGGTGTGGAGGatctattttaacaatatcgaTTGTTTTAACTG ctGCCCACTGCATGGTTGAGGACAAAAATGATGGTACAgtcgaaataaataaagatatctaCGAAGTAGCAGttggaaaatattatagaGATTATAAACATCCTGATGAAGAAAATGTACAATACTCAAAg attaagaGAATTATTACATCTGAGCAATACCGAGGTTATTTCGGCAATTACGTGGGTGATATTGCTTTGCTAGTGGtagaaaagaaattaatactaaGCCGAACAGTGCAGCCAATTTGCTTGGACATATCTGGCTTTTATCAATTACGACCAAATCAACCTGgaatt GTTTCCGGTTGGGGTTTCACAAAACATGGAGGTGATCCACCAAATGAGCTTCGTCAAATAGAAATGCCTTTTGTGGAAGAATCATTGTGTCGTAATCGATTACCGCCTGATTACTCGCAAAGATACTTCTCGTACGATAAAATATGCGCAGGATATATTAATAGca GCAAAGCGGTATGTGAGGGAGACAGTGGAGGAGCGTTGATTTATAGACAATCAAATGGACGATATTATGTTAGAGGAATTGTCAGCATTTCGCCACGATTACAAGGAAGCTGTGATATTGATCAATATTCGTTATTCACAGAtgttctgaaatttaaaatgttaatttctaGAACAATTTTAAGATACTCATGA
- the LOC109609048 gene encoding uncharacterized protein LOC109609048, translated as MGSYRVYIPLILQSSILMTSINGAEINSNSSSKTSCVLPEYHKHGKWSIKIGSGEPGDRIGEGSILVNECDNGYTQIGDTSFCYSGRWTELFECQKFCPPVHSSVSTIVKCTYKGELRECDKAPDGTTLSVRCSAYYQNTLNNISSYFCVDGTWDYEIKRCSPICGLTQPSSFDGSGKYAWQAALYIKRNERKAYICAGTLISSNEILTAAHCITNFEDGTRENVENYEVAVGNYYRVYRHISDVFSQISKIKEFIVHEAFKGSERNYLSDLAIIVVETPFNLSRFIHPICLDFNDSVKLTPGKRGVLVGWGATGVKNEYLSTTQKVVHPLYEDFAVCATNLPNDFKQFLTYDKICARSYNSSVSVCEGDSGAGLLFENDGVYYLKGITSIQKRSTGITCDPNQFTLYTNLFKYQKFIINNLKKYSDEPLPTPEILPRTGLTTSTAAPDRNTCVKPQSIQNGNWKLKYQVDLENKNYYPPGTIIIASCNDNYALENESNLSFCDEGAWTQVFSCKIKCPILGDKEYTTLTCTYNDQFRSCNQAIADTYLEVTCAPFYEVKNDDRYRICKSNGTWNDDIPQCVPACGIKNGQTSILAVGSTKANITDFPWQVAIFKKMKGEFRPWCGGSILTISIVLTAAHCMVEDKNDGTVEINKDIYEVAVGKYYRDYKHPDEENVQYSKIKRIITSEQYRGYFGNYVGDIALLVVEKKLILSRTVQPICLDISGFYQLRPNQPGIVSGWGFTKHGGDPPNELRQIEMPFVEESLCRNRLPPDYSQRYFSYDKICAGYINSSKAVCEGDSGGALIYRQSNGRYYVRGIVSISPRLQGSCDIDQYSLFTDVLKFKMLISRTILRYSYTHAKIEISHSIRNVRAVEKSPTCVLPEQPKNGFWFLPGGVGSPGKTVSEGTVLTVTCSPGYSHNGTSSESVCVDGEWSKNLECKRSCKPLISSISTQVQCFNNGAWSNCDHPVHGTALTITCAPFYVDPSPETHYCVEGLWYPYISRCQAICGRKRASVTSSIRGNYPWHATLYKNVSGKFEQTCGATLISSIMIMTASRCVVDDDLESKPEMYYIAVGNYYRQFKHAKDTNAQYSKLALIIPSSDFKGSSKNYYSDIAILILETPIIFTETVQPVCIDYENKIDIRQNQVASLLGWGSSYPHGGPSETLKDVYVGYSAESSCRQGLPTDFRPYFTSDKFCGHNINTSNIVCQGDEGGGLFFKDNDVYYIKGVASIQPLINNTCDPLQYSLYTNINNFISFVGSTISRYRKVENRIPPNVGTQDNRGKFNESNIPLKSCLLPKQPDQGKWELKYQSSQRYGDYVISGTVINATCNPGYALEELSDFALCNEGNWTNTFTCKRKCPVRRSTEVTTFSCTYNDFQRDCDKAIVGTFMEVVCSNFHEVKGGDVFRFCRDDGSWGNHVPQCVPVCGQKRGDAQLLGIGSTPVNIGDYPWQVAIFRKMNSEFAPQCGGSLITTKLVLTAAHCMVNDNSDGTITFNSDDYEVAVGKYYREYNDPKDTNAQYSKLRNIIINEQYRGFFGNYQGDVALLVVQKEFVLSAAVQPVCLDFSGIVNLKGGEVGVVPGWGYTKQGGSPSDVLRELEVPYVEENLCRSKLPDAYVQKYFTYDKICAGYHNSSKALCEGDSGGGLVFKQSDGRYYLRGVVSISPRNAGSCDIQQYTLFTNVLKFSPLISKTINRYS; from the exons ATGGGTTCGTATCGGGTTTATATTCCGTTGATTCTacaaagttcaattttaatgactTCCATCAACGGGGCCG aaataaattcaaattcatcCAGTAAAACGTCTTGTGTTTTGCCTGAGTACCATAAACATGGAAAATGGTCGATAAAAATCGGTTCTGGAGAGCCCGGTGATCGAATTGGCGAAGGAAGCATTTTAGTAAATGAATGCGATAATGGGTATACGCAAATCGGGGACACATCCTTCTGTTATTCGGGAAGATGGACTGAATTATTTGAATGCCAAA aattttgtccTCCCGTTCACTCATCTGTGTCTACAATAGTAAAATGTACCTACAAAGGAGAGTTGCGCGAATGTGATAAGGCTCCAGATGGTACCACCTTATCAGTTAGATGCTCtgcatattatcaaaatacttTGAACAACATAAGTTCATATTTCTGTGTAGATGGTACCTGGGATTATGAGATAAAAAGATGTAGCCCAA TATGCGGACTGACACAACCATCGTCGTTTGATGGTAGTGGCAAATATGCATGGCAGGCTgctttgtatataaaaagaaacGAAAGAAAGGCTTATATATGTGCAGGCACACTGATAAgttcaaatgaaattttaactg CTGCACATTGTATTACTAATTTTGAAGATGGGACGAGGGagaatgttgaaaattacgaAGTTGCCGTCGGAAATTATTACAGAGTATATAGACATATAAGTGACGTATTTTCTCAAATTTCAAAG ATTAAGGAGTTTATTGTTCATGAAGCTTTTAAAGGATCTGAACGAAATTATCTGAGCGATTTGGCAATAATTGTAGTAGAAActccatttaatttatcaagatTTATCCATCCTATATGTCTGGATTTTAACGACTCTGTAAAATTAACACCCGGTAAACGAGGAGTg CTTGTAGGCTGGGGTGCCACAggtgttaaaaatgaatatttatctaCAACACAAAAAGTTGTGCATCCATTATACGAAGATTTCGCTGTATGTGCAACTAACTTACcaaatgattttaaacaatttttgacttATGACAAAATTTGTGCAAGAAGTTATAATTCta gTGTCAGTGTTTGTGAGGGTGACAGTGGAGCGGGGTTACTTTTTGAAAATGATGGTGTATATTACCTAAAGGGAATTACAAGTATTCAAAAGCGATCGACCGGAATTACATGTGACCCCAATCAGTTTACTTTGTACacaaatctttttaaatatcaaaaattcatcattaataatttaaaaaaatacag TGACGAGCCATTACCAACACCAGAAATTCTTCCTCGAACCGGTCTCACAACATCAACTGCTGCTCCGGATAGGAACACGTGTGTCAAGCCCCAATCAATCCAAAATGGCAATTGGAAACTTAAATATCAAGTAGACTTGGAAAACAAAAACTACTATCCTCCAGGCACGATAATAATCGCCAGCTGTAATGATAATTACGCATTGGAAAACGAATCGAATTTGTCGTTTTGCGACGAAGGTGCTTGGACACAAGTTTTTTCATGCAAAA tTAAGTGTCCTATATTGGGAGACAAAGAGTATACTACTCTAACTTGCACATACAATGATCAGTTCAGATCATGCAATCAAGCGATTGCTGATACATATCTGGAAGTCACATGTGCTCCTTTTTATGAAGTAAAGAACGACGACAGATATCGAATTTGCAAGTCGAATGGCACATGGAATGATGACATTCCGCAATGCGTCCCAG CGTGTGGTATAAAAAATGGGCAAACGTCTATTCTAGCTGTTGGAAGCACGAAAGCAAACATTACGGACTTCCCTTGGCAAGTtgccatatttaaaaaaatgaaaggtGAATTTAGGCCATGGTGTGGAGGatctattttaacaatatcgaTTGTTTTAACTG CTGCCCATTGCATGGTTGAGGACAAAAATGATGGTACAgtcgaaataaataaagatatctaCGAAGTAGCAGttggaaaatattatagaGATTATAAACATCCTGATGAAGAAAATGTACAATACTCAAAg attaagaGAATTATTACATCTGAGCAATACCGAGGTTATTTCGGCAATTACGTGGGTGATATTGCTTTGCTAGTGGTAGAGAAGAAATTAATACTAAGCCGAACAGTGCAGCCAATTTGCTTGGACATATCTGGCTTTTATCAACTACGACCAAACCAACCTGgaatt GTTTCCGGTTGGGGTTTCACAAAACATGGAGGTGATCCACCAAATGAGCTTCGTCAAATAGAAATGCCTTTTGTGGAAGAATCATTGTGTCGTAATCGATTACCGCCTGATTACTCGCAAAGATACTTCTCGTACGATAAAATATGCGCAGGATATATTAATAGca GCAAAGCGGTATGTGAGGGAGACAGTGGAGGAGCGTTGATTTATAGACAATCAAATGGACGATATTATGTTAGAGGAATTGTCAGCATTTCGCCACGACTACAAGGAAGCTGTGATATTGATCAATATTCGTTATTCACAGAtgttctgaaatttaaaatgttaatttctaGAACAATTTTAAGATACTCAT ATACGCATGCAAAAATag aaatatcacattcaattagaaatgtACGGGCTGTAGAAAAAAG tcCGACTTGTGTCCTTCCGGAACAACCCAAAAATGGATTTTGGTTTTTACCCGGAGGGGTTGGATCCCCTGGAAAAACTGTATCAGAAGGAACCGTTTTAACTGTTACTTGTTCTCCTGGATACAGCCACAATGGAACTAGCTCCGAATCTGTGTGTGTGGACGGCGAATGGAGTAAAAATTTGGAATGCAAAC gatCGTGCAAACCATTGATTTCATCTATTTCCACTCAGGTGCAGTGTTTCAATAACGGAGCATGGTCGAATTGTGATCATCCAGTCCATGGAACTGCATTAACCATAACATGTGCCCCGTTTTATGTAGATCCATCTCCCGAAACGCATTATTGTGTCGAAGGATTATGGTATCCATACATTTCGAGATGTCAGGCAA tttgcGGTAGGAAACGTGCATCCGTAACTTCGTCTATAAGAGGAAACTACCCTTGGCATGccactttatataaaaacgtGTCCGGAAAGTTTGAACAAACATGTGGGGCGACACTAATTTCCAGTATAATGATAATGACAG CTTCTCGTTGTGTGGTAGACGACGATTTGGAATCAAAACCTGAAATGTATTATATTGCAGTTGGAAACTATTACAGGCAATTTAAACATGCAAAAGATACGAATGCACAGTATTCTAAACTAGCATTAATTATACCCTCTTCTGATTTTAAAGGATCTTCAAAGAATTACTACAGCGATatagcaattttaatattggaaaCCCCCATAATATTTACGGAAACAGTCCAACCAGTATGTATAGActacgaaaataaaattgatataagaCAAAATCAAGTCGCTAGT CTTTTAGGTTGGGGATCTTCCTATCCTCACGGAGGTCCATCTGAAACTTTAAAAGATGTTTACGTTGGTTATTCGGCTGAATCATCATGCCGACAAGGTTTACCTACAGATTTTAGACCATATTTTACAAGTGACAAATTTTGTGGACACAACATCAACACCA GTAATATTGTTTGTCAAGGGGATGAAGGAGGTGGTCTGTTTTTTAAAGACAATGATGTTTACTACATTAAAGGAGTCGCTAGTATTCAACCGTTAATAAACAATACGTGTGATCCTTTACAATACTCATTGTAtactaatataaacaatttcatttcCTTCGTTGGATCAACAATAAGTAGATATAG GAAAGTTGAAAATCGAATTCCACCCAATGTCGGCACCCAGGACAATCGAGGAAAATTCAACGAGTCAAACATACCTTTAAAATCTTGTCTTTTACCAAAACAACCTGATCAGGGCAAATGGGAATTAAAATACCAAAGCAGCCAAAGGTACGGCGATTATGTTATTTCAGGAACTGTTATCAATGCCACATGCAATCCTGGATATGCCCTGGAAGAATTATCCGATTTCGCACTTTGCAATGAAGGCAACTGGACTAACACATTCACCTGCAAGA gGAAGTGTCCTGTCAGAAGATCGACAGAAGTAACAACATTCTCATGCACTTACAATGACTTCCAACGAGACTGTGATAAAGCAATTGTTGGTACTTTTATGGAAGTAGTTTGTTCCAATTTCCATGAAGTAAAAGGTGGTGACGTATTTAGGTTTTGTAGGGATGATGGATCTTGGGGTAATCATGTTCCACAATGTGTACCGG tttgcGGACAGAAACGGGGGGACGCACAACTATTAGGTATAGGATCAACTCCCGTTAACATTGGTGATTATCCATGGCAAGTGgctatatttagaaaaatgaattCTGAATTTGCACCTCAATGTGGAGGATCTTTGATTACTACTAAGCTTGTATTAACGG CTGCCCATTGCATGGTTAACGATAACTCGGATGGTACAATAACGTTTAATTCTGATGATTATGAAGTAGCTGTAGGAAAATATTATAGAGAATACAATGATCCCAAAGACACAAATGCTCAATATTCAAAG ctccgaaacattataataaatgaacaatatAGAGGATTCTTTGGAAATTATCAAGGAGATGTTGCTTTGTTGGTAGTTCAAAAAGAATTTGTATTGTCAGCTGCTGTTCAACCAGTCTGCTTAGATTTCTCTGGGATTGTCAATTTAAAAGGTGGTGAAGTAGGCGTT gttCCCGGTTGGGGGTACACAAAACAAGGCGGTTCCCCCTCTGATGTTTTACGAGAATTAGAAGTTCCATATGTAGAAGAAAATTTATGTCGCTCAAAATTACCGGACGCatatgttcaaaaatattttacgtatGACAAAATCTGTGCAGGATATCATAATAGTAGCAAAGCTTTGTGTGAAGGTGATAGCGGCGGtggtttagtttttaaacaatcaGATGGTAGATATTATCTTAGGGGAGTTGTTAGTATATCTCCAAGAAATGCAGGAAGTTGTGATATCCAACAATACACATTATTTACTAACGTACTAAAGTTTAGtccattaatttcaaaaacgaTAAATAGATAttcttaa